The Caulifigura coniformis genome includes a region encoding these proteins:
- a CDS encoding endo-1,4-beta-xylanase, producing MRFYVDPASAPAVWPTGHRAYITSFDGRVHSTRVDFDDRILTFRRQQQESGKLHIPWAIPGRGRPVVSTTSLPEREQPYVLPLELARGKLAEVREQAAVWQQLRMVMPPEYTRSQQTAFQLLARASSSQDDLELTCRLAEESLRNSFDAAELLTREYVAQRRASRPAAGAPRSALLGARLDADLLNLPIADRLPGVFGAVAVPIEWNAIEPDEGNYSWDAVNRVMAYAAEHRLVMRGGPLVDFGPGGLPNWLKTWQNDILNLPSFVCDFVETAVSKYMGMIRLWEVAASGNTGGALALSEDHRLAIVARVLETASRTHSDGQFFIRVDQPWGEYQARGQHRLSPLQFVDALLRSNLGLTGVNLEIAMGYQPAGSLSRDLFSISRLIDLWSQLGVQLHVTLAAPSSMEVDSAGDDDLEVIPSAPAGAWTPAAQEKWLTETASLLIAKPAVTGVFISHLSDAIPHYYPNAGIIAADGTPKPAFASLKAMPR from the coding sequence ATGCGGTTCTATGTTGATCCCGCAAGCGCCCCTGCCGTCTGGCCGACCGGGCACCGCGCCTATATCACTTCCTTCGACGGACGTGTGCACAGCACCCGGGTCGATTTCGACGACCGTATTCTGACATTCCGCCGCCAGCAGCAGGAAAGCGGAAAACTCCACATTCCCTGGGCGATTCCGGGACGCGGCCGCCCGGTCGTCAGCACGACCTCCCTCCCGGAGCGCGAGCAACCCTACGTCCTGCCGCTGGAACTCGCCCGCGGAAAACTCGCCGAAGTACGCGAACAGGCCGCCGTCTGGCAGCAGCTGCGCATGGTCATGCCGCCCGAGTACACACGCTCGCAGCAGACGGCCTTCCAGTTGCTCGCGCGGGCCAGTTCCTCACAGGACGACCTCGAACTGACCTGCCGCCTCGCAGAGGAATCGCTTCGGAACAGCTTCGATGCGGCCGAACTGCTCACCCGCGAATACGTCGCGCAGCGACGCGCCTCCCGCCCCGCCGCCGGGGCGCCCAGGTCGGCCCTGCTCGGCGCTCGGCTCGACGCCGACCTCCTGAACCTGCCAATCGCCGATCGGCTGCCAGGCGTTTTCGGCGCCGTGGCGGTTCCGATCGAATGGAATGCGATTGAGCCCGACGAAGGGAACTATTCCTGGGACGCGGTCAACCGGGTGATGGCGTATGCCGCGGAGCACCGCCTCGTGATGCGCGGCGGTCCCCTTGTCGACTTCGGGCCGGGCGGCCTGCCGAACTGGCTCAAAACCTGGCAGAACGACATCCTCAACCTGCCCAGTTTCGTCTGCGACTTCGTCGAGACGGCCGTCTCGAAATACATGGGCATGATCCGCCTCTGGGAAGTGGCCGCCAGCGGCAACACCGGCGGCGCACTCGCTCTCTCGGAAGATCACCGCCTGGCGATTGTCGCCCGGGTACTGGAAACCGCGTCCCGAACGCACAGCGACGGCCAGTTCTTCATCCGTGTCGATCAGCCCTGGGGAGAGTACCAGGCGCGCGGGCAGCACCGCCTCTCGCCGCTGCAGTTCGTCGATGCCCTGCTGCGCTCGAACCTCGGTCTGACCGGCGTGAATCTGGAGATCGCGATGGGCTATCAGCCGGCCGGATCCTTGAGCCGCGATCTTTTCTCGATTTCGCGGCTGATCGACCTTTGGAGCCAGCTCGGCGTGCAACTGCATGTCACGCTCGCGGCCCCGTCGTCGATGGAGGTCGACTCCGCCGGCGACGACGACCTGGAGGTCATTCCCTCGGCCCCGGCAGGAGCTTGGACTCCCGCCGCACAGGAAAAGTGGCTCACCGAAACCGCGTCCCTCCTGATCGCAAAGCCGGCAGTCACGGGCGTCTTCATATCACATCTGAGTGATGCAATCCCGCACTACTACCCCAACGCGGGCATCATCGCAGCGGACGGAACGCCGAAGCCCGCATTCGCGAGTCTCAAGGCGATGCCCCGGTAG
- a CDS encoding glycosyltransferase family 4 protein, which translates to MANAPRRVLMLMPACEVRGSTVQALTLAQGLSARGYVARVLCQDASQVSPEKREGVQFLERPAMGWPIVMPIVRRLLARDLDPAAPTIIHAQHRCLLPLARWLSARWSCPVVLSVNDYLNQGELLHCDATFPSAVVAVSESVRDELLTRAPLRPETVHVIHGGVLVPDQETPSAVLDPKHAPVIGTAGPLEAAKGLKYFLAAAPIILQEQPLAQFLVAGAGPEERNLRRLARELGVNSNVTFVPSLSDFAVSLDAMDVYVLPSLKQGLGTIMLEAMSRAIPVIATSSGGVYSVIDEGVTGMLVPPSDSAALAQKVLELLRDPLRARAIGENAREMVQRDFPIDMMITETVTLYERVLGSHPVAA; encoded by the coding sequence ATGGCGAATGCTCCGCGACGAGTGCTGATGCTGATGCCTGCCTGCGAAGTCCGCGGCAGCACGGTCCAGGCGCTGACGCTCGCGCAGGGGCTTTCCGCCCGTGGATACGTCGCCAGGGTGTTGTGCCAGGACGCGTCCCAGGTCTCTCCGGAGAAAAGGGAAGGGGTGCAATTCCTCGAGCGGCCGGCGATGGGATGGCCCATCGTGATGCCGATCGTCCGTCGCCTTCTCGCCCGCGATCTCGACCCGGCGGCTCCGACGATCATTCATGCGCAGCATCGCTGTCTATTGCCGCTGGCCCGCTGGCTGTCGGCCCGCTGGTCGTGTCCCGTCGTCCTGAGCGTGAACGACTACCTCAACCAGGGGGAGCTCCTGCACTGTGACGCCACGTTCCCCTCAGCGGTGGTCGCGGTGAGCGAGTCGGTCCGCGATGAACTACTGACCCGGGCCCCGCTCCGGCCGGAGACGGTGCATGTGATCCATGGTGGCGTGCTGGTCCCGGACCAGGAGACGCCGTCCGCGGTACTCGATCCGAAGCACGCGCCCGTGATCGGCACGGCTGGTCCGCTCGAGGCGGCGAAAGGCCTGAAGTATTTCCTCGCGGCAGCGCCGATCATCCTGCAGGAGCAACCGCTGGCGCAGTTCCTCGTGGCGGGAGCCGGGCCGGAAGAACGGAACCTGCGGCGTCTGGCGCGAGAGCTGGGGGTGAACTCGAATGTCACGTTCGTGCCCAGTCTCTCCGATTTCGCGGTGTCGCTGGATGCCATGGACGTCTATGTGCTGCCCTCCCTGAAGCAGGGGCTGGGCACGATCATGCTGGAGGCGATGTCGCGGGCGATTCCCGTCATTGCCACCAGTTCCGGCGGCGTTTATTCGGTGATCGACGAAGGGGTGACGGGCATGCTCGTACCTCCGTCGGACAGCGCGGCCCTGGCACAGAAGGTCCTGGAACTGCTCAGGGATCCGCTGCGTGCGCGGGCCATTGGCGAGAATGCCCGCGAGATGGTGCAACGTGATTTTCCGATCGACATGATGATCACCGAGACGGTGACGCTCTACGAGCGCGTTCTCGGCAGCCATCCCGTCGCCGCGTAG
- a CDS encoding NfeD family protein: MDYISLAFLLAVLGFALIVAELFIPSGGMITVGCIVCFVSSIWFAYRGWWESSQGLFWTFSSSLLVGIPIFLLGLLRVLETTRLGDRILLAAPKLEEVTPHRAEEQRLQQLIGKKGRTLSMLNPGGMVQVENQRLHAFSEGMIVDPNEWVEILEVRGARVLVRLTAAPVLPSLDPVGESSLASKPPAEPAEGEQLDFDLPQS, encoded by the coding sequence ATGGACTACATCTCGCTGGCGTTTCTCCTGGCGGTGCTGGGGTTTGCCCTGATCGTCGCCGAACTGTTCATTCCGTCTGGCGGGATGATCACGGTTGGCTGCATCGTCTGCTTCGTTTCGTCGATCTGGTTCGCCTACCGGGGGTGGTGGGAATCGTCGCAGGGGCTGTTCTGGACGTTCTCGTCGTCGCTGCTGGTGGGGATTCCGATCTTCCTTCTGGGGTTGTTAAGAGTTCTGGAAACGACCCGCCTGGGCGACAGGATTCTGCTGGCGGCTCCGAAACTGGAGGAAGTCACGCCCCACCGCGCGGAAGAGCAGCGGCTGCAGCAGCTGATCGGTAAGAAGGGGCGGACTCTTTCGATGCTCAATCCCGGAGGCATGGTGCAGGTCGAGAACCAGCGGCTGCATGCCTTTTCAGAAGGGATGATCGTTGATCCCAATGAATGGGTTGAAATCCTCGAGGTCCGCGGGGCACGGGTGCTGGTGCGGCTGACCGCGGCTCCAGTGCTGCCGTCGCTCGATCCGGTCGGCGAATCGTCGCTGGCCTCGAAGCCGCCGGCGGAACCGGCGGAAGGCGAACAGCTTGACTTCGACCTCCCGCAGAGCTAA
- the floA gene encoding flotillin-like protein FloA (flotillin-like protein involved in membrane lipid rafts), whose protein sequence is MSNPLLWLAASFVALFGLVFLMVFARYFGLWIQSKFTGAGISLANLVMMSFRKVNPSVIVRSKIMAVQSGLTDANQGLTTRALEAHYLAGGNVPNVVRALVAAHRAGIDMDWQVAQAIDLAGRDVLEAVRTSVYPKVIDCPDQKKSVGALDAVAGDGVQLKARARVTVRTNIHQLIGGATEDTIIARVGQGIVQAIGSTSSYKVVLENPELISQTVLGQGLEAQTAFEIVSIDIADIDVGDNIGARLQADQAEADMRVAQARAEQKRAEAAAREQEMVAKVQENRAQVVLAEADVPMAISNALRDARLGLMDYYELRNIQADTRMRSAIAGGGEDMASSAEMRR, encoded by the coding sequence ATGTCGAATCCGCTTCTCTGGCTTGCCGCGTCGTTTGTGGCGCTGTTCGGCCTCGTGTTCCTGATGGTCTTTGCGCGGTACTTCGGATTGTGGATTCAATCGAAGTTCACCGGTGCGGGGATCTCGCTCGCCAACCTGGTGATGATGTCGTTCCGGAAAGTGAATCCGAGCGTCATCGTCCGCAGCAAGATCATGGCTGTGCAGTCGGGCCTCACCGACGCCAACCAAGGGCTGACGACGCGCGCCCTGGAAGCTCATTATCTGGCCGGCGGGAACGTCCCGAATGTGGTGCGGGCGCTGGTGGCGGCCCATCGGGCCGGCATCGATATGGACTGGCAGGTCGCCCAGGCGATCGACCTCGCGGGGCGAGACGTTCTCGAGGCGGTACGGACGAGCGTCTATCCCAAGGTGATCGACTGTCCGGATCAGAAGAAGTCGGTCGGGGCGCTCGATGCCGTGGCGGGCGATGGTGTCCAGCTGAAGGCGCGAGCGCGGGTGACCGTGCGGACGAATATCCACCAGCTGATCGGCGGCGCCACGGAAGACACCATCATTGCCCGCGTGGGGCAGGGGATTGTGCAGGCCATCGGTTCGACATCGTCGTACAAGGTCGTGCTGGAGAACCCCGAACTGATCTCGCAGACGGTGCTGGGACAGGGGCTCGAAGCGCAGACGGCGTTTGAGATCGTGTCGATCGACATTGCGGATATCGACGTGGGTGACAACATCGGCGCCCGCCTGCAGGCCGATCAGGCCGAAGCCGACATGCGGGTCGCCCAGGCGCGGGCGGAGCAGAAACGTGCCGAAGCGGCGGCACGTGAGCAGGAGATGGTCGCCAAGGTGCAGGAGAATCGAGCGCAGGTGGTTCTCGCCGAGGCCGACGTGCCGATGGCGATCTCCAATGCGCTGCGGGACGCGCGGCTGGGATTGATGGACTATTACGAACTGCGGAATATCCAGGCCGATACGCGGATGCGATCGGCGATTGCGGGCGGCGGTGAAGACATGGCCAGCTCGGCGGAGATGCGACGCTAG
- a CDS encoding UvrD-helicase domain-containing protein produces the protein MNAIEAAVPSAEFCRTPRLLIRASAGTGKTFQLSNRYLSLLRSCPAEQILAVTFTRKAAGEILERILLRLAAAVLNDDQRTQLSGFLGGDELTAVECESLLAATVRQLHRVKVSTLDSFFSRLATSIPLEIGLPPNWSIADEHASRQVMVAAIDDVLRGSDDVTTRRLVYLLAKGIVPRSIARLMSTTVQTHYDIFRLTQADAWRRIQPPLPLSGEELEVLLVEHEQLDLSECEGIRKAHEKDVVKCRLGEWEDFLGSGPAKKLLEGETKFGRKELPAHVIDLYRRLIEQARSVLLKIWADQIFAVQALLAEFSAARKQLVAESGSLRFDDIAVALAERMRGVDSRALVHRLDGDIDHLLLDEFQDTSLLQWDVVWPFVDALDRREGTSFFCVGDVKQAIYGWRGGVAALFDKVQRDVPGVRSGMLNESRRSAPAIMSAVNRVFQNLELHPNLGDLAGDVVEWQRSFPEHSTAKLKAPGYVSLQTADAEPEGSDEKPGINGKRDRCIGRAVDIIAELITKRPDVTIGVLTRKNDMVGRVIHALAERGIPASEEGGVRLTTSAAVQLIQSLLRFADHPGDTVASYHVAHSPLGALFDIHLKMDVAQADAASLAIRRELAVQGYEAAIEKWARALDPLCNAREKSRLRRLCVLAAEYQLKAGLRPVEFAKRIDEERVEEPTASAVRVMTIHKSKGLEFDVVLLPDLDVGLFDTPDVCVGCPAPAERPDTVLIYRGDPQQKLLPPDLKRAIEQQRRTDVHEALCCLYVAMTRAAHALHMIIAPQAATQKGETTYQKTAAGLLRATLAQRPDLPPGEVLFECGDPRWFEELPAPETPGEGAPPAAARSSAEISFASAGSHRTRGRESASPSQGKGAGRSVRASQLLSIDAASGMERGTLWHLWCQETKWLDDGPLESERLRLVGRPHCRDESKLTRELKAFLKAAAATGVKDVFLRSAALKERAELGADVSVDCLTESRFTMLVEGRCVSGSIDRLVLYRRGGKVVAADVIDFKTDLAGEATPLRPAYREQVRQYASSVARTYGLDASVVRSRLVWLTTHRIEDVEAVRPGRLF, from the coding sequence ATGAACGCTATCGAGGCCGCCGTTCCATCTGCGGAATTCTGCCGCACTCCCCGGCTGCTGATCCGAGCCTCGGCCGGAACCGGGAAGACATTTCAACTTTCCAACCGGTATCTCTCGCTGCTGAGGAGTTGTCCGGCCGAGCAGATTCTGGCGGTCACTTTCACACGCAAGGCAGCCGGGGAAATTCTTGAGCGGATCCTGCTGCGTCTTGCGGCCGCGGTGCTGAATGATGACCAACGCACGCAGCTTTCAGGATTTCTCGGGGGGGACGAGCTGACGGCGGTCGAATGCGAGTCGCTGCTGGCGGCGACCGTGCGGCAACTGCATCGCGTCAAGGTCTCGACTCTCGACAGCTTCTTTTCCCGGCTGGCGACGTCGATCCCTCTGGAGATCGGGCTACCGCCAAACTGGTCTATCGCCGATGAACATGCATCCCGACAGGTGATGGTCGCCGCGATTGATGACGTCCTTCGCGGAAGCGACGACGTGACGACGCGGCGGCTGGTCTACCTGCTGGCCAAGGGAATCGTCCCGCGGAGCATCGCCAGGCTGATGTCGACCACGGTGCAGACTCATTACGACATCTTCCGGCTGACGCAGGCGGACGCGTGGCGGCGCATCCAGCCGCCGCTTCCGCTGTCGGGGGAGGAACTCGAAGTCCTGCTGGTCGAGCACGAGCAGCTCGACCTGTCGGAGTGCGAAGGGATCCGGAAAGCCCACGAGAAGGACGTCGTGAAGTGTCGACTCGGGGAGTGGGAGGATTTCCTTGGCAGCGGACCGGCGAAGAAGCTGCTGGAAGGGGAGACGAAGTTCGGACGCAAGGAACTTCCGGCCCACGTGATCGACCTTTACCGGCGATTGATCGAGCAGGCCCGAAGCGTGCTGCTCAAGATCTGGGCCGACCAGATTTTCGCCGTCCAGGCCCTCCTGGCGGAGTTCAGCGCGGCGCGGAAGCAACTAGTCGCGGAATCGGGATCGTTGCGTTTTGATGACATTGCGGTGGCGCTGGCCGAACGCATGCGTGGCGTCGATTCCCGGGCGCTGGTGCATCGACTCGACGGTGACATCGACCACCTGCTGCTGGACGAGTTCCAGGATACGTCGCTGCTGCAATGGGACGTGGTCTGGCCGTTCGTCGACGCTCTGGACCGTCGGGAGGGGACCTCGTTCTTCTGCGTGGGGGACGTCAAGCAGGCGATCTATGGATGGCGCGGCGGAGTGGCGGCGCTGTTCGACAAGGTGCAGCGCGATGTCCCTGGCGTGCGTTCGGGGATGCTGAACGAAAGCCGGCGTTCGGCGCCGGCCATCATGTCGGCGGTGAATCGCGTCTTCCAGAACCTCGAGTTGCACCCGAACCTGGGGGACCTCGCGGGCGACGTCGTCGAGTGGCAGCGTTCGTTCCCGGAGCACTCCACGGCGAAGCTGAAGGCGCCGGGGTACGTCTCGCTCCAGACGGCCGACGCCGAGCCGGAAGGCTCCGACGAGAAGCCGGGCATCAATGGAAAGCGCGACCGGTGCATCGGCCGGGCCGTCGACATCATTGCGGAGCTCATCACCAAGCGGCCGGATGTCACGATCGGCGTCCTCACTCGCAAGAACGACATGGTCGGTCGCGTCATCCACGCGCTGGCCGAACGCGGGATTCCAGCGAGCGAAGAAGGGGGAGTGCGGCTCACCACATCGGCGGCGGTCCAGTTGATCCAGTCGCTGCTGAGATTCGCCGATCATCCGGGCGACACGGTGGCGAGTTATCACGTCGCGCATTCTCCGCTGGGAGCACTGTTCGACATTCATCTGAAGATGGATGTCGCGCAGGCGGATGCTGCGTCCCTTGCCATCCGCCGCGAACTGGCGGTGCAAGGTTACGAGGCCGCCATCGAAAAATGGGCGCGGGCGCTGGATCCGCTGTGCAATGCGAGGGAGAAGTCGCGGCTCAGGCGACTCTGCGTGCTCGCTGCGGAGTATCAGTTGAAGGCAGGCCTGCGGCCGGTCGAGTTTGCGAAGCGGATCGACGAAGAGCGCGTCGAGGAGCCAACGGCCAGCGCCGTTCGCGTGATGACGATCCACAAATCGAAGGGGCTGGAGTTCGACGTGGTGTTGCTGCCCGACCTCGACGTCGGCCTGTTCGACACGCCGGACGTGTGTGTCGGCTGTCCGGCTCCGGCGGAAAGGCCGGATACGGTTCTCATCTACCGGGGCGATCCGCAGCAGAAGCTATTGCCGCCGGACTTGAAGCGGGCGATCGAGCAGCAGCGAAGAACGGATGTGCACGAGGCGTTGTGTTGCCTGTACGTCGCGATGACACGGGCGGCTCACGCTCTGCACATGATCATCGCTCCGCAGGCCGCCACGCAGAAGGGGGAGACGACCTATCAGAAGACGGCTGCCGGCCTTTTGCGGGCGACGCTGGCGCAGCGGCCCGATCTTCCGCCCGGTGAGGTGCTGTTCGAATGTGGCGATCCGCGGTGGTTCGAAGAGTTGCCGGCGCCGGAAACACCGGGAGAGGGGGCGCCGCCAGCGGCCGCGAGGTCGTCCGCTGAAATTTCCTTCGCATCCGCGGGAAGTCATCGAACCCGTGGCCGCGAGAGTGCTTCGCCTTCACAGGGAAAAGGGGCGGGGCGTTCGGTTCGCGCGTCGCAGTTACTCTCGATCGACGCCGCATCCGGAATGGAGCGAGGAACGCTGTGGCATCTCTGGTGCCAGGAGACGAAATGGCTGGACGACGGTCCGCTCGAAAGTGAGCGGCTTCGGCTGGTCGGCCGTCCGCATTGTCGCGATGAATCGAAGCTGACCAGGGAGCTGAAGGCCTTCCTCAAGGCTGCTGCGGCAACGGGCGTGAAGGACGTGTTCCTGCGTTCGGCTGCCCTGAAAGAGCGTGCGGAACTCGGGGCCGATGTTTCTGTCGACTGCCTGACGGAGTCTCGTTTCACGATGCTGGTGGAAGGACGCTGTGTCAGCGGATCGATCGACCGGCTGGTGCTCTATCGCCGCGGCGGAAAGGTCGTCGCGGCGGACGTGATTGATTTCAAGACCGACCTCGCTGGCGAAGCGACTCCGCTCAGGCCTGCATATCGGGAGCAGGTGCGGCAGTATGCATCGTCAGTCGCGAGGACTTATGGGCTCGATGCGAGTGTCGTTCGCTCGAGGCTGGTGTGGTTGACGACCCACCGCATCGAGGATGTGGAGGCTGTCCGGCCTGGGCGGCTGTTCTGA